A single window of Paenibacillus sp. FSL H8-0537 DNA harbors:
- the ytxJ gene encoding bacillithiol system redox-active protein YtxJ — protein sequence MTQYREIDSAEQWDAALEGSKDRALVVFKHSTTCPVSANAHREFTTYLEANPRQDTDYVLVKVIESRPVSNKIAEDTSVKHESPQIIFIQNQEKVWSATHWAITSEHITAVLD from the coding sequence ATGACACAATATCGTGAAATAGATTCAGCAGAGCAATGGGATGCCGCTTTGGAGGGCTCCAAGGATCGCGCTCTGGTTGTTTTCAAACATAGTACAACTTGCCCGGTCAGCGCGAACGCGCACCGCGAATTTACAACTTATCTGGAAGCTAATCCGCGTCAGGATACCGATTATGTCCTTGTAAAGGTCATCGAATCACGCCCTGTATCGAACAAAATCGCTGAAGACACGTCGGTTAAGCACGAGTCGCCGCAAATTATTTTTATCCAAAACCAAGAGAAGGTTTGGAGCGCTACACACTGGGCGATCACATCCGAGCATATTACGGCTGTTCTTGACTAA
- a CDS encoding MDR family MFS transporter has product MSTPNASQLASEPEFSIKSILAPLLAIIIGMMMVILDSTVVNVAVPNLQEYFNSSLKTIQWTITGYTLALSAVIPLAGWMTDKFGAKRIFLITIALFTLGSILCALAQTPEQLVLFRIIQGVGGGMVSPIGMAMIFKMAPPNKRGAVMGMLGIPMLLAPAIGPILSGWLIGFASWHWIFLINLPIGIAALIVGNKFLPNLERQKAPALDILGMILAPIAFAMLAFGVSEGGTDWGSTRTLTGLIVGGSALILFIIVELLQKQPLLELRVFRSSDFTRSIILSWISQIALFGSMLMIPLYLQNVRGFSALESGLTTLPMAICSMIFMPISGKLFDKLGARPLALTGLSIITIALFSLSQIGTDTPIGLVMIPIGMMGAGMGLSMMPLNTHVLNSAPRRLVSRVTPLTSASQQVVTSFAIAGLTGYFSSQITVHMSETGASSNMLDNMSLAFGDTFFLSAGIAVAGVLLSIILRKPKLRDDHEQEEDAPDPAMMMGH; this is encoded by the coding sequence ATGTCTACACCAAATGCTTCACAGTTAGCCTCAGAACCGGAATTTTCCATCAAATCGATTTTGGCGCCGCTTCTGGCCATCATTATTGGCATGATGATGGTTATTCTGGACAGTACCGTCGTCAATGTCGCTGTTCCTAACCTGCAAGAGTATTTCAACAGCTCGCTCAAAACGATCCAGTGGACAATCACTGGCTATACGCTGGCTCTATCCGCTGTTATCCCGCTTGCCGGATGGATGACCGATAAATTTGGGGCAAAACGAATATTTCTTATTACTATCGCGCTGTTCACACTGGGCTCCATCCTATGCGCATTGGCACAAACGCCTGAGCAGCTTGTTTTGTTTCGAATCATTCAAGGCGTTGGCGGCGGCATGGTCTCCCCTATCGGTATGGCCATGATCTTTAAAATGGCGCCACCCAACAAACGCGGCGCTGTTATGGGGATGCTCGGAATTCCAATGCTGCTAGCCCCTGCCATTGGCCCGATATTATCCGGCTGGCTGATCGGCTTTGCGTCATGGCACTGGATTTTTTTAATCAATCTACCAATCGGTATTGCCGCTTTAATTGTTGGTAATAAATTCCTGCCGAATCTTGAACGTCAAAAAGCTCCTGCACTCGATATTTTGGGGATGATTCTTGCTCCTATCGCATTCGCTATGCTAGCATTCGGCGTCAGCGAAGGGGGAACAGACTGGGGCTCCACTCGAACCTTAACCGGATTAATCGTAGGGGGATCGGCTCTCATTCTGTTTATTATCGTTGAGCTATTACAAAAACAACCGCTGCTGGAGCTGCGCGTGTTCCGCTCCTCCGATTTTACTCGCAGTATTATTTTATCATGGATTTCACAAATTGCCTTGTTCGGATCGATGCTGATGATTCCTTTGTATCTGCAAAATGTCCGCGGGTTCTCTGCGCTTGAGAGCGGACTGACTACCTTGCCGATGGCCATCTGCTCGATGATCTTTATGCCGATTAGCGGTAAGCTGTTCGACAAGTTGGGAGCTCGCCCGTTAGCTTTAACGGGACTATCCATCATAACAATTGCTTTGTTCTCCCTATCCCAAATTGGGACGGATACCCCAATCGGTCTCGTTATGATCCCTATTGGCATGATGGGAGCGGGGATGGGCTTATCCATGATGCCGCTTAACACCCATGTGTTGAACTCTGCGCCGCGTAGACTCGTCAGCCGTGTAACGCCTTTGACATCAGCTAGCCAGCAGGTCGTTACATCCTTTGCCATTGCTGGTCTGACAGGCTATTTTTCGTCACAGATCACGGTCCATATGTCCGAGACAGGCGCTAGCAGCAACATGCTGGATAATATGTCACTCGCCTTTGGCGATACCTTCTTCCTATCAGCGGGCATTGCTGTAGCAGGAGTATTATTAAGTATCATCCTGCGCAAGCCAAAGCTGAGGGATGATCACGAGCAAGAAGAGGATGCACCGGACCCTGCGATGATGATGGGTCATTAA
- a CDS encoding helix-turn-helix domain-containing protein yields the protein MSLIRDRIIESAVRHFMEKGYAATSIQDISDDCGIAKGSLYKYFQSKEELFKEVHKSRQQLLDDQLAGILKEEGLSPREVFVRETEVTLEFFVINKFIMQEIKELIKTKKELAPFFIQMRTMMYDLHKNSLIRLLGEQITPHIWDMVTVYGGIIKEFNFLMIFENRPIRIRDITLFVLERMEEMAANILAKQEKPILTDVLMFDRISQGMKCKQISLEEKRSQLLDALLAVIKELAITGSRRTQLVDATEALAEEFARDQPKVVIIQALLGLLQQEHELRSLTLQLEKYVMKLKKDHVAPGPC from the coding sequence TTGAGCCTGATTAGAGACAGAATTATTGAGTCTGCCGTCCGCCATTTTATGGAGAAGGGTTATGCGGCAACATCGATTCAGGATATTTCCGATGATTGCGGAATCGCCAAAGGCTCCTTATATAAATATTTTCAGTCGAAGGAAGAACTATTCAAGGAAGTTCACAAAAGTCGGCAGCAGCTGCTGGATGATCAGCTTGCAGGGATTCTTAAGGAAGAGGGGCTCTCGCCTCGTGAAGTTTTTGTGCGGGAAACGGAAGTGACGCTGGAGTTTTTTGTGATCAATAAGTTTATTATGCAGGAAATTAAGGAATTAATTAAAACGAAAAAAGAGCTAGCCCCCTTTTTCATCCAAATGAGAACGATGATGTACGACCTTCATAAAAACAGTCTGATTCGCCTGCTTGGTGAACAAATAACGCCTCATATTTGGGATATGGTGACGGTATATGGCGGGATCATTAAAGAGTTTAACTTCCTGATGATTTTTGAAAATAGACCGATCCGCATCCGGGATATCACCCTATTTGTTTTAGAACGGATGGAGGAAATGGCTGCAAATATTTTGGCCAAGCAGGAGAAACCGATTTTAACGGACGTATTGATGTTCGATAGGATAAGCCAAGGAATGAAGTGCAAACAGATATCGTTGGAAGAGAAGCGCAGCCAATTGCTGGACGCCTTGCTCGCTGTTATTAAGGAGCTGGCGATTACAGGCTCCAGACGGACCCAACTCGTCGATGCGACCGAGGCGCTTGCTGAGGAATTTGCACGTGACCAGCCAAAGGTGGTTATTATCCAAGCGCTGCTTGGTTTGCTTCAGCAGGAGCATGAGCTTAGGAGCCTCACCCTCCAGCTGGAGAAGTATGTGATGAAGCTTAAGAAGGATCATGTGGCTCCTGGGCCATGCTAA
- a CDS encoding zinc-binding dehydrogenase, translating to MKVISHKNASGLEGLNYEEGADLLPGVGEVKIRLKAAGINHRDLFLMDARTAADAPLILGSDGAGIVEAIGTNVGFAKLGDEVIIHPCLGWEKTAEVPAVPAILGGPTSGTLAQSVIVPAANVFPKPAYLSWEEAGVLPLSALTAYRALFTKGQLQRGEHVLIPGIGGGVATFAMLMALAAGATVSATSRSKAKQQVAIAQGASSALDSHSDWRSSLGPHAVDLILDSIGPATFGQYFEVIKPNGRIVTFGASSGDEITIPIRALFFPQVSVIGTSMGSREEFAAMLAFMEQHQLRPVIDRVYGLSQIKEAFERMKRGEQYGNIGISMAQEPHDPS from the coding sequence ATGAAGGTAATTTCACATAAGAATGCAAGTGGTTTAGAGGGGTTGAATTATGAAGAAGGGGCAGATTTGCTGCCCGGTGTGGGCGAGGTCAAAATAAGACTGAAGGCAGCCGGGATTAATCATCGGGATTTATTCCTGATGGATGCACGAACTGCTGCCGATGCTCCGCTTATTCTCGGCTCGGACGGAGCTGGGATCGTGGAAGCGATTGGAACGAATGTCGGATTCGCCAAGCTCGGCGACGAGGTCATTATACATCCCTGCTTAGGATGGGAAAAAACAGCCGAGGTCCCTGCGGTGCCAGCCATATTAGGCGGCCCGACGAGCGGGACATTGGCCCAATCGGTCATTGTCCCTGCAGCAAATGTTTTCCCCAAGCCAGCTTATTTAAGCTGGGAAGAAGCAGGCGTGCTGCCCTTATCCGCCTTGACCGCCTACAGGGCGCTGTTCACTAAAGGGCAATTGCAGCGGGGCGAGCATGTTTTGATCCCTGGCATTGGCGGCGGGGTCGCTACCTTCGCCATGCTGATGGCGTTAGCAGCTGGGGCAACGGTAAGTGCAACTTCCCGCAGCAAAGCCAAGCAGCAGGTGGCTATCGCCCAAGGGGCAAGCAGCGCATTAGACAGCCATAGCGATTGGCGCAGCAGCTTGGGCCCGCATGCCGTTGATCTGATTCTGGACAGCATTGGACCGGCAACCTTCGGACAATATTTCGAGGTTATCAAGCCGAACGGACGCATCGTCACCTTCGGCGCCAGCTCCGGGGATGAAATCACGATACCGATCCGGGCGTTATTTTTCCCTCAGGTCAGTGTGATCGGCACTTCCATGGGCAGCCGCGAGGAATTCGCCGCTATGCTGGCATTTATGGAGCAGCACCAGTTGCGCCCTGTCATCGATCGCGTGTACGGGCTCTCTCAAATTAAAGAGGCCTTTGAACGTATGAAACGCGGCGAACAGTATGGCAACATCGGAATTAGCATGGCCCAGGAGCCACATGATCCTTCTTAA
- a CDS encoding LysR family transcriptional regulator gives MESGDLRIFRAVAREGSATKAAEALNYVQSNVTTRIQYLESELGLPLFVRSNRGMTLTEAGENLLQYADRILALLDEAARTTKYADQPAGPLRIGSIETTAATHLLPLLTRYQSEFPDVQLSLATGGTHSLVQRVVKGELDGAFVYGPIEERGISSVRAFSEELVLISEAGGDNMGDLLAKPMLFFDVGCTHRARAEHFLHASGLTSYEIREFGTLDLIVKGVSAGLGISLLPKSSIAKAEREGVVSSHRLPEAYRELPVEFIYRSDMLGSSPLLGLLALIGEGEIEWQTHSLK, from the coding sequence ATGGAGAGCGGGGATTTGCGAATATTCCGTGCGGTTGCCCGAGAGGGCAGTGCGACGAAGGCGGCTGAGGCGCTGAATTATGTGCAGTCCAATGTTACGACCCGAATTCAATATTTAGAGTCGGAGCTGGGGCTCCCGCTATTCGTCCGCTCCAATCGAGGGATGACGTTAACGGAGGCGGGAGAAAATCTTCTGCAATACGCAGACCGTATCTTGGCCTTGCTGGATGAAGCGGCTCGTACAACAAAATATGCTGATCAGCCAGCGGGACCGCTGCGAATCGGTTCGATTGAGACGACCGCAGCCACTCATTTGCTTCCGCTGCTTACCCGTTATCAGTCTGAATTTCCTGACGTCCAGCTATCGCTAGCTACAGGCGGTACCCATTCGCTCGTGCAAAGGGTTGTGAAGGGGGAGCTTGATGGCGCCTTTGTATATGGTCCGATCGAGGAGCGGGGAATCAGCAGTGTACGGGCATTTTCTGAGGAGCTGGTGCTCATATCGGAAGCTGGCGGAGACAATATGGGCGATCTGCTGGCTAAGCCGATGCTTTTTTTTGACGTAGGCTGCACGCATCGTGCCAGAGCGGAGCATTTTTTACACGCAAGCGGGCTAACCTCCTATGAAATTCGTGAGTTCGGGACATTGGATTTAATCGTGAAGGGCGTATCGGCAGGCTTGGGCATCTCTTTGCTGCCGAAATCCTCAATTGCCAAGGCGGAAAGGGAGGGAGTAGTCTCTTCCCATCGACTGCCCGAGGCTTACCGGGAGCTGCCTGTCGAATTTATTTATCGCTCAGACATGTTGGGTTCAAGTCCATTATTAGGCCTGCTAGCGTTGATTGGAGAAGGGGAGATTGAATGGCAGACTCATTCTTTAAAATAG
- a CDS encoding TIM barrel protein encodes MSYLSLNSWSLHRLLGPLHWTSWDADTQTHQTTDHEQPLELTLLELPAVAAAKGYQAIEVCHFHFPSTDAAYLQQLKDSFSAACLSFDTLLVDYGDLTSPEAERREADYLLMQQWIDVAAACGAKQVRIIAGEAEPTDHAAIRQSAEALAKLVDYGASRRVKVITENFKLLTSIGDSCMELLEQAGDSLDMITDFGNFSGPAKYEDIGRTALRSVSIHVKAMNNEHGHPDQAELRRCLEQVQASGFDGAYVLVYDGPGDMWEGLERVKAVVQPYIA; translated from the coding sequence ATGTCATATTTATCGCTGAACAGCTGGAGCCTGCATAGACTGCTTGGCCCGCTTCATTGGACGTCTTGGGACGCTGATACGCAAACCCATCAAACGACGGATCATGAGCAGCCTTTGGAGCTGACGCTGCTGGAGCTGCCAGCTGTCGCAGCAGCCAAAGGCTACCAAGCCATCGAGGTATGCCATTTCCATTTTCCATCTACGGATGCGGCCTATTTGCAGCAGCTAAAGGATTCTTTTTCGGCTGCATGTCTATCCTTTGACACACTGCTCGTCGATTATGGCGATCTTACATCTCCCGAGGCGGAACGCCGAGAAGCTGACTATCTGCTAATGCAGCAATGGATTGACGTAGCGGCAGCTTGCGGCGCCAAGCAGGTGCGCATTATCGCCGGGGAAGCGGAGCCAACTGATCACGCGGCCATTCGCCAGTCTGCCGAAGCTTTGGCTAAGCTGGTAGACTATGGCGCTTCGCGCAGGGTGAAGGTCATAACCGAAAACTTTAAATTGCTGACGAGTATAGGTGACAGCTGTATGGAGCTGCTGGAGCAGGCAGGAGATTCGCTCGATATGATTACCGATTTCGGAAATTTCAGCGGGCCAGCCAAATATGAGGATATTGGCCGCACAGCTCTGCGCAGCGTTTCGATCCATGTGAAAGCGATGAATAATGAGCATGGCCATCCCGATCAAGCCGAGCTTCGCCGCTGCCTCGAACAGGTACAAGCCTCCGGATTTGACGGCGCTTATGTACTCGTCTATGATGGGCCGGGAGATATGTGGGAGGGGCTCGAGCGAGTGAAAGCGGTTGTGCAGCCTTATATCGCCTAG
- a CDS encoding stalk domain-containing protein — MKTFKSAMLLGLMLCLMLPYMASAQGGSSSNKAIIAKPLSVSLAFDGEELELPSGQYVFEFQSRTYVPVRFVSFALQKTVKWNSDTATVTVAKPTAEEAAALKEQLAGVIAAGEETAAAAAAPVSIRLTAVQASFIFEGKEQALPENQSAYYYKGSIYVPLRFMAEASGAAIKWDSRTGAVTGETAAYQQEQAEAGGSEGSGSAGSGGTQPGTTEGSQPGTGGSGQPGTGGGIVDNTPKLAFEVITSEAEAKLETLKTEATSTLSNLYMTFVAARDEATKEQVKLQAQTEVARIKSDFEAILADTSARLTANGHSTAVIAEYRAAFEKDLATVLSYAESLA; from the coding sequence ATGAAAACATTTAAATCTGCTATGCTTCTCGGCCTTATGCTTTGCCTTATGCTGCCTTACATGGCCTCAGCACAGGGCGGTTCCAGTTCCAATAAAGCAATTATTGCAAAGCCGCTTTCAGTCAGTCTGGCTTTTGACGGGGAGGAGCTGGAGCTGCCAAGCGGGCAGTATGTGTTTGAATTTCAGAGCCGGACTTATGTGCCCGTTCGATTCGTCTCTTTTGCGCTACAGAAGACGGTGAAATGGAATAGCGATACAGCGACGGTAACGGTAGCTAAGCCAACTGCGGAAGAAGCGGCGGCGTTGAAAGAGCAGCTTGCTGGCGTGATTGCTGCTGGAGAGGAAACTGCTGCTGCTGCTGCTGCACCAGTTTCAATTCGGCTTACAGCGGTGCAGGCTTCCTTCATATTTGAAGGGAAGGAGCAGGCTTTGCCCGAGAATCAGTCCGCTTATTATTATAAAGGCTCAATCTATGTGCCGCTCCGTTTTATGGCGGAAGCATCCGGTGCTGCGATTAAATGGGATAGCAGAACAGGCGCTGTAACAGGCGAAACAGCCGCATATCAGCAGGAGCAGGCCGAAGCTGGCGGCAGTGAAGGAAGCGGCTCGGCGGGCAGCGGCGGTACTCAACCGGGTACCACAGAAGGCAGCCAACCAGGCACAGGCGGAAGCGGCCAGCCTGGGACCGGCGGCGGAATAGTCGACAATACGCCGAAGCTGGCGTTTGAGGTCATTACAAGCGAGGCGGAAGCCAAGCTTGAAACGCTCAAAACCGAAGCTACCTCGACGCTGTCGAATTTGTATATGACATTTGTGGCAGCGCGGGATGAAGCGACTAAGGAGCAGGTGAAGCTGCAAGCACAGACGGAGGTTGCCCGAATTAAAAGCGATTTTGAAGCGATATTAGCGGATACGTCAGCGAGGCTGACGGCCAACGGGCACAGCACAGCTGTTATTGCAGAGTACCGCGCCGCATTTGAGAAGGATTTGGCGACTGTGCTTTCCTATGCTGAATCGTTGGCGTAA